One Chryseobacterium sp. 7 genomic window carries:
- a CDS encoding TrmH family RNA methyltransferase yields the protein MRMKDLAQTYEYLKQFLTEERLAKIEHFSQESSDFVLPVVEDVYQFRNAAAIVRSVEACGFHKVVALQEEYSFEPNLRVTKGADTWVEIEKLPRNMESFQSIKDRGYKIVVVSLENNAKMLPEYEITEPIALVFGTEMEGVSQEILDFADETLAIPMYGFTRSFNVSVAASICMYELKQKLIKSDIDYKLDEEKLLRMKILWTVNSIRSGQQIFEKYLRENNIDWK from the coding sequence ATGCGGATGAAAGACTTAGCGCAAACTTACGAATATTTAAAACAGTTTTTAACCGAAGAAAGACTCGCAAAAATTGAACATTTTTCCCAGGAAAGTTCAGATTTTGTACTTCCTGTTGTGGAAGATGTCTACCAGTTTCGAAATGCAGCAGCCATTGTACGTTCTGTGGAAGCATGCGGCTTTCATAAAGTAGTGGCTTTGCAGGAAGAATACAGTTTTGAACCCAATCTTCGGGTAACAAAAGGGGCTGATACATGGGTAGAGATAGAGAAACTTCCCAGAAATATGGAATCTTTTCAGTCCATTAAAGACAGAGGGTACAAAATAGTGGTTGTTTCGTTGGAGAATAATGCTAAAATGCTGCCTGAATATGAAATTACCGAACCCATTGCTTTGGTTTTCGGAACTGAAATGGAAGGTGTTTCTCAGGAAATTCTGGACTTTGCCGATGAGACACTGGCGATTCCTATGTATGGTTTTACTAGAAGCTTCAATGTTTCTGTAGCCGCATCCATTTGCATGTATGAGCTGAAACAAAAGCTGATAAAATCTGATATAGATTATAAACTGGATGAAGAAAAGCTTTTAAGAATGAAAATCCTTTGGACAGTTAATTCAATCAGGAGCGGACAGCAGATTTTTGAAAAATACCTGCGCGAAAACAATATTGATTGGAAATAA
- a CDS encoding asparaginase: protein MKRKVLLIYTGGTIGMEKDYETGSLRAFDFGNIFEKMPEMRLMECEVFVHPFAKPLDSSDMGPEEWRVIANYIQKNYDDYDGFLILHGTDTMSYTASALSFMLKGLRKPVIMTGSQLPIGDLRTDAKENLLTSLYYASLYENDEAVIQEVAVYFEYKLLRGNRTLKYSAEYFDAYSSPNYPILGQSGVHLNIIKDNLFRCDPEVEFHVDEHISEDILFWRIFPGMHLSHFKEIPKMKVLILQVFGSGTIFSSAKTQETLQEIRNNGTEIVVVSQCISGGISFGKYENSNIFSRIGAISGRDMTAETAITKAMHLIDNPSYSGSFADNFTRSLCGEITD, encoded by the coding sequence ATGAAGCGAAAAGTCCTGCTCATCTATACCGGTGGAACCATCGGAATGGAAAAAGATTACGAAACCGGAAGTCTCCGTGCTTTTGATTTTGGTAATATATTTGAAAAAATGCCAGAAATGAGGCTGATGGAATGTGAAGTATTTGTTCACCCTTTTGCTAAGCCACTGGATTCCTCAGATATGGGTCCTGAAGAATGGAGAGTGATCGCTAATTATATTCAAAAAAATTATGATGATTATGATGGATTTTTGATCCTTCATGGAACGGACACCATGTCTTATACGGCATCAGCATTAAGTTTTATGCTAAAAGGATTAAGAAAACCGGTAATTATGACAGGTTCCCAGCTTCCTATTGGTGATTTAAGAACGGATGCGAAGGAAAATCTTCTAACGAGTCTTTATTATGCAAGCCTTTATGAGAATGATGAAGCAGTTATTCAGGAGGTTGCCGTATATTTTGAGTACAAATTATTAAGAGGAAACAGAACTTTGAAATATTCTGCGGAGTACTTTGATGCTTATTCAAGTCCGAACTACCCTATTTTGGGACAATCCGGAGTTCATTTGAATATTATTAAAGATAACCTGTTCCGTTGTGATCCGGAGGTAGAATTTCATGTGGATGAACATATTTCTGAGGATATTTTATTCTGGAGAATTTTCCCAGGTATGCATCTGAGCCACTTCAAAGAAATCCCTAAAATGAAGGTTCTAATCCTTCAGGTTTTTGGCTCAGGAACTATTTTCAGCAGTGCAAAAACTCAAGAAACGCTTCAGGAAATCAGAAATAACGGAACTGAAATTGTGGTGGTAAGTCAGTGTATTTCAGGAGGAATCTCATTCGGAAAGTATGAAAACAGTAATATTTTCTCCAGAATCGGAGCCATCAGCGGAAGAGATATGACTGCAGAAACGGCAATTACCAAAGCAATGCACCTGATTGATAACCCAAGTTACTCCGGAAGTTTCGCGGATAATTTCACCAGAAGCCTTTGTGGAGAAATTACAGATTAA
- the tsaD gene encoding tRNA (adenosine(37)-N6)-threonylcarbamoyltransferase complex transferase subunit TsaD, which produces MSDSIILGIESSCDDTSAAIIKGNSILSNIAANQAIHKEYGGVVPELASRAHQQNIIPVVEKSFSKANIQQNAISAIGFTRGPGLLGSLLVGTSFAKSLAMSLNVPLIEVNHLQAHILAHFIEDANPVPPTFPFLCLTVSGGHTMIVLVKDYFDMEIIGKTTDDAAGEAFDKIGKIFDLEYPAGPIIDRLAKEGNPDAFKFNKPKLENYDYSFSGIKTSVLYFIQKEVRKNPDFIKENLNDLCASVQKSIIEILMNKLEKAAKDLNVNQVAIAGGVSANSALRKAMEDNKERLGWDIYIPKFEYTTDNAAMIAMVAKLKFERGEFTDLRTSATAKYDL; this is translated from the coding sequence ATGAGCGACTCTATAATTTTAGGTATTGAATCGTCCTGTGACGACACCTCAGCAGCTATCATCAAGGGAAATTCTATTCTTTCAAACATTGCCGCGAACCAGGCCATCCACAAAGAATATGGCGGCGTTGTCCCTGAATTGGCTTCACGAGCCCATCAGCAAAATATTATCCCCGTTGTTGAAAAATCTTTTTCTAAAGCAAATATACAACAAAATGCTATCTCTGCTATAGGATTTACTCGCGGACCGGGACTTTTAGGATCTCTTCTTGTAGGAACATCATTTGCTAAGTCTTTGGCTATGAGCCTTAATGTACCACTTATTGAGGTAAATCACCTTCAAGCCCACATTCTGGCCCATTTCATCGAAGATGCAAATCCTGTGCCGCCTACCTTCCCTTTCTTATGTCTTACCGTAAGTGGCGGGCATACCATGATTGTATTGGTAAAGGACTATTTCGACATGGAAATCATCGGGAAAACCACCGATGACGCAGCGGGAGAAGCTTTTGATAAAATCGGGAAGATTTTTGACCTTGAGTACCCTGCCGGGCCTATTATTGACAGACTTGCTAAGGAAGGAAATCCTGATGCTTTTAAATTCAATAAACCGAAGCTGGAAAACTACGATTATTCTTTCAGCGGCATTAAAACTTCCGTTTTATATTTCATCCAGAAGGAAGTCAGAAAAAATCCGGATTTCATTAAAGAAAATCTTAATGACTTATGTGCTTCTGTACAGAAATCAATTATTGAAATTCTGATGAATAAGCTTGAAAAAGCAGCCAAAGACCTCAATGTAAATCAGGTAGCCATTGCAGGTGGTGTTTCTGCCAATTCTGCACTTAGAAAAGCCATGGAAGATAATAAAGAAAGACTGGGTTGGGATATTTACATTCCAAAGTTTGAATATACAACAGATAATGCAGCCATGATTGCCATGGTAGCGAAGCTGAAATTTGAGCGGGGAGAATTTACAGATTTGAGAACTTCCGCAACAGCAAAATATGATTTATGA
- a CDS encoding translocation/assembly module TamB: MAKLENNNENENKKSVAENLGDQVQKTVENVEGKVRETVKEASELASDAIHHPVETAEEFGKQAVKDVTSYTWWAKLLLILFWLGIFLVGGVLIAINLPVTKQWAADQALKLVNNDFKSGFTTESVDVNYFGDVTIKGLKVKDYKGFNFITAREFRADSDWISLAANAISGNSNSLSFNSLALVNADVKVITYKGDSISNFVRFVELFDNGKKRDPKKPPFQLNSRIQIIDSKVSIVNENSPGEQGKWLTATKFNLKAPNVKVNGPNVSALINNMSFVTSRWGKSHFVDTFSTELSLTKQFLSLKDLTLNTDHSLLQGDIKFNLHDGSWADFADKVRWDMNIQQGSQLSGYDISYFVTNWDNIKPFNLAGKMTGSLNKFHLENFLIRNPDVNIATKTMKVDNLLKGHFSIETKDLSTDFTYKDLKAMMPSFISKKMKNFADDFGKLKYNGTAKVNPDQIYVDNGNLITGIGQAKISKLTLTGYSNAMPKYSGYLDVKDLNTSVITKNKTVGLISGKFDLNGQSFDVNTMRLTTKSQIASVEIMDKTINNLYLDGLLDHKKYNGLITVNDEQAKATIKGLIDFSTSRVSMDVNADVTYLNMNYFTNKPGSQVVSGQVEGKMAMSSINDLTLDVNANNLNFATATQKYNIPNAKLKTFVEAGGRVIDVDAPGAATGKISGRYSLADLAGMVENGVGRILVGPPPRKLYRGQNFALKFDVQQGLVNYFLPELRLPQGAVVEGEYNGDSNNLILNLDAASLKYIMTKEEEITDADKALASSNPDYKVHDRRHNSRDSAMVDSVKVRINTADLNQQLYARISKVLYNKNVIKDFELKGNNENGNTLHLATTFKHGSPDDELNEKLKEYAINVDQSTDAAGDFVFKFEPTEVKFNEVTWAIDTSPELNHSITYRKATGDFDIRNLRVYSDKSALFVKEAQFKSAKDFYVDAEINDFAIEKLLEMQSGGNTMDIKGLANGSVKIKMDKSTLQPLVDLNIDAIKMNGNDMGDISISATNGFSLNVYDIDVKVHSAGVLGNNSLNLTGTVNNNTSSPIIDLTAEMRDFDLSFTQQFVQTIFGNLRGKATGDLKINGKLNNLDYNGDIALKDFGLKLLFTGVDYSFDDTVIQLTKGLAILNNIEVHDGRTNSKGNVSGAIQFETLSSMGVSLVMRADNLLMLNTTQKDFDLFWGRVYGQGDLYVDGPVSGLSITTPNMKALNGSTFTFNSSSTSNVEEFKMLRFLKEGKDGLITLEEKKKTGANMNIDFNLAVDKGTTVNVLVGDDVGNITVKGSADPLRFHMNRQGNIAMSGTYKVDNGTFVSKAILNKTFQIERNSSIRWDGDAMKPTLDINANYIRMVSNAGEYLSLGKLQPISILLQAHITQSLIDPQIDLNVTAMDVSSQVRETLAAKMSQEGEKVLQFGSVLLLSTFNVSNSGGVEVNVGNVAESQGYNMLLKQLGSVLNTMSNEFQIDLNYVKGDQNSNFGDRANAGVSVALSPRVNIKTGLGIPLSKTDGAQNNYLSTEGSVEYDLSKKNDGTLVIRAYSKPTNIGMVSTNGSANQAYGGGVVWSKSFNSLFKKKKKDKKTSDAKGEIKTDSIKSNGK; encoded by the coding sequence ATGGCAAAGTTAGAGAATAATAACGAGAATGAGAATAAAAAATCTGTAGCTGAAAACCTAGGGGATCAGGTACAGAAAACTGTTGAAAATGTAGAGGGTAAAGTACGTGAAACAGTAAAAGAAGCATCTGAGCTGGCATCAGATGCCATACATCATCCGGTGGAAACAGCTGAAGAGTTTGGTAAGCAGGCTGTGAAGGATGTTACCAGCTATACCTGGTGGGCAAAACTTCTACTGATTCTCTTTTGGCTGGGTATTTTTCTTGTGGGCGGAGTTCTTATTGCCATCAATCTTCCGGTAACGAAACAATGGGCAGCAGATCAGGCTCTAAAGCTTGTTAATAATGATTTTAAATCTGGATTTACCACAGAAAGTGTAGACGTTAATTACTTCGGTGATGTGACGATAAAAGGGTTAAAGGTTAAAGATTATAAAGGTTTTAACTTTATTACAGCCCGCGAATTCCGTGCAGATTCCGACTGGATATCTCTGGCCGCCAATGCTATTTCAGGAAACAGCAATTCTTTAAGCTTTAACTCTCTGGCTTTGGTAAATGCTGATGTAAAAGTAATTACTTATAAAGGAGACAGTATCTCAAATTTTGTAAGATTTGTAGAGCTATTTGACAACGGGAAGAAAAGAGACCCGAAAAAACCTCCTTTTCAGCTGAATTCCAGAATTCAGATTATTGACTCTAAAGTTTCTATTGTTAATGAAAATTCTCCCGGTGAACAGGGAAAATGGCTGACTGCAACAAAATTTAACTTAAAAGCACCAAACGTAAAAGTCAATGGCCCGAATGTTTCGGCATTAATTAATAATATGTCATTTGTAACCTCAAGATGGGGAAAATCCCATTTTGTAGATACCTTTTCAACAGAACTGTCTCTCACGAAGCAGTTTTTGTCATTAAAAGACCTTACACTCAATACAGATCATAGCTTACTTCAGGGAGATATTAAATTTAATCTTCATGACGGATCCTGGGCAGATTTTGCAGATAAAGTACGATGGGATATGAATATCCAGCAGGGAAGCCAGCTAAGCGGATATGATATCAGTTATTTTGTAACAAACTGGGATAATATTAAACCGTTCAATCTTGCAGGAAAAATGACGGGGTCTTTGAACAAATTCCACCTGGAAAATTTCCTGATCAGAAATCCTGATGTGAATATTGCCACCAAAACCATGAAGGTTGATAATTTACTGAAAGGTCATTTTTCCATAGAAACGAAAGATCTTTCCACAGATTTTACCTACAAAGATTTAAAAGCAATGATGCCTTCCTTTATCTCCAAAAAGATGAAGAATTTTGCAGACGATTTTGGGAAGCTAAAGTATAACGGAACCGCAAAAGTAAATCCGGATCAGATCTATGTGGATAATGGAAACTTAATAACCGGAATAGGGCAGGCTAAAATTTCCAAGCTTACCTTAACAGGCTACAGCAATGCGATGCCGAAATATTCTGGATATCTTGATGTAAAAGATCTTAACACCTCTGTTATTACAAAAAATAAAACAGTTGGATTGATTTCCGGTAAGTTTGATCTTAACGGACAAAGCTTTGATGTCAATACTATGCGTCTGACTACAAAGTCCCAGATTGCCAGTGTTGAAATAATGGATAAAACAATCAATAATCTATATCTGGACGGATTATTGGATCACAAAAAATACAACGGATTGATTACCGTTAATGATGAGCAGGCAAAAGCTACCATCAAAGGATTAATAGATTTCAGTACTTCAAGGGTTTCCATGGATGTGAATGCAGATGTCACTTACCTGAACATGAACTATTTTACCAATAAACCCGGCAGCCAGGTGGTAAGCGGTCAGGTTGAAGGGAAAATGGCCATGTCTTCTATCAACGATCTCACTTTGGATGTGAATGCCAATAACCTGAATTTTGCTACAGCAACTCAAAAATATAATATCCCGAATGCCAAATTAAAAACATTCGTAGAAGCGGGAGGACGTGTGATTGATGTAGATGCGCCGGGAGCAGCTACTGGTAAAATATCTGGAAGATACAGCCTTGCAGACCTTGCCGGAATGGTAGAAAACGGAGTAGGAAGAATTCTGGTAGGTCCACCGCCGAGAAAATTATACCGCGGGCAGAATTTTGCCCTGAAATTTGATGTTCAGCAAGGATTGGTCAATTATTTCTTACCAGAACTGAGATTACCTCAGGGGGCTGTTGTAGAAGGAGAATATAACGGAGATTCAAATAACCTGATCCTGAATCTGGATGCAGCTTCTTTGAAATATATCATGACGAAAGAGGAAGAGATTACCGATGCTGATAAAGCGCTGGCATCTTCCAATCCTGATTATAAAGTTCATGATCGTAGACATAACAGCAGAGACAGTGCAATGGTAGACAGTGTTAAAGTAAGAATTAACACGGCGGATCTTAACCAGCAATTGTATGCAAGGATCAGCAAAGTACTCTATAATAAAAATGTCATCAAAGATTTTGAGCTGAAAGGGAATAATGAAAATGGCAATACACTTCATCTAGCAACTACATTTAAACATGGAAGTCCTGATGATGAATTGAATGAAAAGCTTAAAGAATACGCCATCAATGTAGATCAGTCTACAGATGCAGCCGGTGATTTTGTATTTAAATTTGAACCTACTGAAGTAAAATTCAATGAAGTAACCTGGGCAATAGATACAAGCCCTGAACTGAATCATTCTATTACTTACAGGAAGGCTACCGGAGATTTTGATATCAGAAACCTGAGAGTATATTCCGATAAAAGTGCTTTGTTTGTAAAAGAAGCACAGTTTAAATCAGCAAAAGATTTTTATGTAGATGCAGAAATCAATGATTTTGCAATAGAAAAGCTTCTGGAAATGCAATCCGGAGGAAATACCATGGATATTAAAGGTCTTGCTAACGGAAGTGTCAAGATCAAAATGGATAAAAGTACCTTACAGCCACTCGTAGATCTTAATATTGATGCTATTAAGATGAATGGTAATGATATGGGAGATATTTCTATTTCTGCAACCAACGGTTTCTCTCTGAATGTATATGATATTGACGTAAAAGTACACTCTGCCGGAGTTTTAGGGAATAACAGCCTTAATTTAACGGGAACGGTTAATAATAACACTTCTTCTCCAATCATTGATCTTACCGCAGAAATGCGTGATTTTGACCTGTCATTTACACAGCAGTTTGTACAGACTATTTTCGGGAACCTTCGCGGAAAAGCTACCGGAGATCTTAAAATTAACGGAAAACTGAATAACCTGGATTATAATGGTGATATCGCGTTAAAAGATTTTGGATTAAAGCTTTTATTTACAGGAGTAGATTATTCTTTTGATGATACAGTGATACAGCTGACCAAAGGGCTTGCTATCCTTAACAATATTGAGGTACACGATGGAAGAACCAATTCCAAAGGGAATGTCTCTGGGGCGATTCAGTTTGAAACCCTTTCTTCAATGGGGGTATCTCTCGTAATGAGAGCAGACAACCTTTTGATGTTAAATACTACCCAGAAAGATTTTGACCTGTTCTGGGGTAGAGTTTACGGACAGGGAGATTTGTACGTGGATGGACCTGTTTCAGGATTGAGTATCACAACACCCAATATGAAGGCGCTTAACGGAAGTACCTTTACCTTCAATTCCAGCTCTACTTCCAATGTTGAAGAATTTAAAATGCTGAGGTTCCTGAAAGAAGGAAAAGACGGTTTAATTACCCTGGAAGAAAAGAAAAAAACCGGAGCCAATATGAATATTGATTTCAATCTGGCTGTAGATAAAGGAACTACCGTAAATGTACTGGTAGGAGATGATGTTGGAAATATTACTGTAAAAGGATCTGCAGATCCGCTGAGGTTCCATATGAACAGACAGGGGAATATTGCTATGAGTGGTACTTATAAAGTAGATAACGGAACATTTGTCTCTAAGGCAATTCTTAATAAAACATTCCAGATTGAAAGAAACAGCAGCATCCGATGGGATGGTGATGCGATGAAGCCCACGTTAGATATTAATGCTAACTATATAAGAATGGTTTCCAATGCCGGGGAATATCTGAGTCTTGGGAAATTACAGCCTATCAGTATCTTACTGCAGGCCCACATTACCCAGTCGTTGATAGACCCTCAGATTGATCTTAATGTGACAGCAATGGATGTATCCAGCCAGGTAAGAGAAACCCTTGCGGCGAAAATGAGCCAGGAAGGTGAGAAGGTACTTCAGTTCGGTTCTGTTCTTTTGCTGAGCACGTTTAACGTGTCCAACAGTGGTGGAGTAGAAGTAAATGTAGGAAACGTTGCAGAATCACAGGGGTATAATATGCTTCTGAAGCAGTTGGGATCTGTACTTAATACAATGAGTAATGAATTCCAGATTGACCTGAATTATGTAAAAGGAGACCAGAATTCCAACTTTGGAGACAGAGCCAATGCCGGAGTAAGCGTAGCCCTTTCTCCAAGGGTAAATATAAAAACCGGTTTGGGTATACCATTATCCAAAACAGATGGCGCGCAAAACAATTATCTGTCCACAGAAGGTTCTGTAGAGTACGATTTATCGAAAAAGAATGACGGTACGTTGGTTATACGTGCTTATTCCAAACCTACAAACATTGGAATGGTGAGTACAAACGGTTCTGCTAATCAAGCCTATGGAGGAGGAGTGGTGTGGAGTAAAAGCTTCAATTCTTTGTTTAAAAAGAAGAAAAAAGACAAAAAAACTTCAGATGCAAAAGGTGAAATAAAAACAGATTCTATAAAATCAAATGGTAAATAA
- a CDS encoding EndoU domain-containing protein, whose product MDLQNYLNEIQDFDDASQKQLLAEWKDGAFLDIPSMMQQTNKSLLDFFNTQNNMPLPNPLGETIRGMNNMSPLLQIKPPNNSKTSQSLKTSYFIDAQIEKKGNLSVINDLKKTAKDGFLYTSLDVFFDKNLNGIQDPDEKLMFKVYFFFSDDGNKVREAYQVSRLEESDIYFFIEGDEDFFSSKKLYAKVSPEVKKQFYNKDGELDEKFFNSSVMGTLSKETGFEADIVRELLENGNVEKENVNLEKMITALKQGLVYFFSTSKALGWACNKIGNGLDYLKISDDFWDTQSEDYFFDKDNLIKKIIISDDLINKIDKLFENKKGLDLHDITPNILEQYIKKYSGAIKRFIQYYNDFVTREIDAVYQLADGGIGEFLAGKMQLWVAFRCGLWNGIVDFISSLFKFVGEILEAPFNAVLDFQGAMETLDNIYDFLFGGHFLENLGNAATEMYNKLLDFCKTHNKEDYDWVRVSYIAGSGIAFIASFFIPFTQVLKAANLGKVAEIIQAVNKEVGAALSAASKYSKGQAYKALSALLELFSKGGKAFWNFLKNVWDELEKWFLSARFKLSKVAEFLGFGFSRETAETLGNLGLKPKTVFEQTGLGANLPYGNFVTRLEYKGFTVFKGSKKQVAAFAKELKGMSNEAAIKYLDDLLEKIFIIGERFEKHIEDGHVRIKKFKADNLVDEYEYLASQGGRAAERGFNYSPSVGGFHILNKLNNSLVRIIANLGTKILPTGETVRLAHIEYWVEEMGRWKLKPDTHTFFPSKWDINKIKKVVQEASANIIEREGNRYVGISKDGIKIEMYINPKTREIQTAYITFKKH is encoded by the coding sequence ATGGATCTTCAGAATTATTTAAACGAAATACAGGATTTTGATGATGCTTCGCAAAAGCAGCTTTTAGCAGAATGGAAAGACGGAGCATTTTTGGATATCCCTTCCATGATGCAGCAAACTAACAAAAGTTTGTTGGACTTTTTTAATACTCAAAATAATATGCCTCTGCCTAATCCATTAGGAGAAACGATAAGAGGGATGAATAATATGAGCCCTTTGCTACAAATAAAACCTCCAAACAATAGCAAAACGTCACAATCTCTTAAAACATCTTATTTTATAGATGCACAAATAGAAAAAAAAGGCAATCTATCTGTAATAAATGATTTAAAAAAAACAGCTAAAGATGGATTTTTATACACTTCTCTGGATGTCTTTTTTGATAAGAATTTAAATGGGATACAAGATCCTGATGAAAAGTTGATGTTTAAAGTTTATTTTTTCTTTTCAGATGACGGGAACAAAGTGCGTGAAGCTTATCAGGTTTCCAGACTAGAGGAGAGTGATATCTATTTCTTTATTGAGGGGGATGAAGATTTCTTTTCTTCCAAAAAATTATATGCAAAAGTTTCACCGGAAGTAAAAAAGCAATTCTATAATAAAGACGGAGAACTGGATGAAAAGTTTTTCAATTCCTCAGTAATGGGTACACTTTCTAAAGAAACGGGATTTGAGGCTGATATTGTAAGAGAACTTCTTGAAAATGGAAATGTTGAGAAAGAAAATGTGAATTTAGAAAAGATGATAACAGCACTTAAACAGGGGCTTGTATATTTTTTTTCTACATCAAAAGCTTTAGGATGGGCATGTAATAAAATCGGGAATGGCTTAGACTATTTAAAAATATCAGATGATTTCTGGGATACTCAAAGTGAAGATTATTTTTTTGACAAAGATAACCTTATCAAAAAAATTATTATTTCAGATGATCTTATTAATAAAATAGATAAACTTTTTGAAAATAAAAAAGGTTTAGATCTGCATGATATTACTCCGAATATTCTTGAGCAATATATTAAAAAGTATTCAGGCGCAATAAAGAGATTTATACAATATTATAATGACTTTGTTACCCGGGAGATAGATGCTGTTTACCAATTGGCAGATGGTGGTATAGGAGAGTTTCTTGCAGGGAAAATGCAATTATGGGTTGCGTTTCGATGTGGTCTGTGGAATGGAATAGTAGATTTTATATCTTCATTATTCAAGTTTGTAGGAGAGATTCTAGAAGCCCCTTTCAATGCCGTTCTTGATTTTCAAGGGGCGATGGAAACATTGGATAATATTTACGATTTTCTGTTTGGGGGGCATTTTCTGGAAAATTTGGGAAATGCTGCTACAGAGATGTATAATAAGTTATTAGACTTTTGTAAAACTCATAATAAAGAAGATTATGATTGGGTGAGGGTTTCCTATATTGCAGGAAGCGGTATTGCCTTTATTGCGAGTTTTTTTATACCTTTTACACAGGTTTTGAAAGCCGCCAATCTTGGTAAGGTTGCTGAAATTATTCAGGCTGTAAATAAAGAAGTAGGAGCAGCTCTCTCAGCAGCATCAAAATATAGTAAGGGTCAGGCATATAAAGCATTAAGTGCTTTGTTGGAACTCTTTTCAAAGGGAGGGAAAGCATTTTGGAATTTCCTGAAAAATGTCTGGGATGAGCTTGAAAAATGGTTTTTGAGTGCAAGGTTTAAACTTTCTAAAGTCGCAGAATTTTTAGGATTTGGCTTTAGTAGAGAAACAGCAGAAACTCTAGGTAATCTTGGATTAAAACCTAAAACTGTTTTTGAACAAACCGGGCTGGGAGCTAATCTTCCTTATGGAAATTTTGTAACCAGATTGGAGTATAAAGGTTTTACTGTATTTAAAGGGAGTAAAAAACAGGTTGCAGCTTTTGCAAAAGAGTTAAAAGGCATGAGCAATGAGGCAGCTATAAAATATCTGGATGATTTATTAGAAAAAATCTTTATTATTGGAGAACGATTTGAAAAGCATATAGAAGATGGACATGTTCGTATAAAAAAATTTAAAGCCGATAATCTGGTTGATGAATATGAATATCTTGCTAGTCAAGGAGGAAGGGCTGCAGAGCGGGGATTTAATTATAGTCCTAGTGTTGGAGGTTTCCATATCTTAAACAAATTAAATAATAGTTTGGTGAGAATTATAGCGAATCTCGGAACAAAAATATTACCTACAGGAGAAACAGTACGTTTAGCACACATAGAATACTGGGTTGAAGAAATGGGTAGATGGAAATTGAAGCCAGATACTCACACTTTCTTTCCTAGTAAATGGGATATCAATAAAATAAAGAAAGTAGTACAAGAAGCAAGTGCGAATATTATTGAAAGAGAAGGTAATAGATATGTTGGCATATCTAAAGATGGAATTAAAATTGAAATGTATATAAATCCAAAAACGAGAGAAATTCAAACTGCATACATAACATTTAAAAAACATTAA
- a CDS encoding RsmE family RNA methyltransferase produces the protein MKLFYGEIEDQKVTINDEEQQHIVKVLRMKDGEDIHVTDGKGKLASGKLVIEGKKAGLEISEIQENLPEFNPKLHIAIAPTKNIDRIEFFVEKAVEMGISEISIIVTEKTERKNINIDKIRKQAVAASKQSLRFHFPVINDAVKLTDFLKNINPGNTFVAHCHENLERIDLKNIPQLEQLTFLIGPEGDFSEKEIAFLAENKVKAVSLGNQRLRTETAGVFVVAWNYYNMI, from the coding sequence ATGAAATTATTTTACGGAGAAATAGAAGATCAAAAAGTCACCATCAATGATGAAGAGCAACAGCATATTGTAAAGGTTCTTCGGATGAAAGATGGTGAAGATATTCATGTGACAGATGGAAAAGGAAAATTAGCTTCGGGAAAACTGGTTATAGAAGGTAAGAAAGCAGGACTTGAAATTTCTGAAATCCAAGAAAATCTTCCGGAATTCAATCCGAAACTTCATATTGCGATTGCTCCTACCAAAAATATTGACAGAATTGAATTCTTTGTGGAAAAAGCTGTAGAAATGGGAATTTCTGAGATCAGTATTATCGTAACAGAAAAAACAGAGCGCAAAAACATCAATATTGATAAAATCAGAAAGCAGGCTGTTGCTGCATCAAAGCAAAGTCTGAGATTTCATTTTCCGGTCATTAATGATGCTGTAAAACTAACCGATTTTCTTAAAAACATTAATCCGGGAAATACTTTTGTAGCACACTGTCATGAAAATCTGGAAAGAATTGACCTTAAAAATATTCCTCAATTGGAACAGCTTACTTTTTTAATTGGTCCTGAAGGTGATTTCTCTGAAAAGGAAATTGCATTTCTGGCAGAAAATAAAGTAAAAGCAGTTTCACTCGGTAATCAAAGGCTCAGAACAGAAACTGCCGGCGTTTTTGTAGTTGCATGGAATTATTACAATATGATATAA